The Streptomyces fungicidicus nucleotide sequence GACGTTCGGGAACGTGACGAGGCGGGCCAGGGTGTCGTCGTCGACGGCCTCCAGGGACTTGTCGAGGAAGAACAGCCCCGCCTCCGCCTCGTACACGTCCAGACCGACGCCGGTGAAGCGGCCCTCGCGCAGCTCGGCGACGAGGGCCGCGGTGTCGATGAGGCCGCCCCGGCTGGAGTTGACCAGGATCGCGTCGTCCCGCATCGACTTCAGGGCGTCGGCGTCGATGAGGTGCTCGGTCGCCGGCAGCAGCGGGACGTGCAGGGAGACCAGGTCGGACTCGGCGAGCAGCTGCTCCTTGGGGACGTAGGTCATGCCGAGGTCCAGGCAGGCGGGGTTCTCGGTGACGTCCCAGCCGAGCAGCCGCATGCCGAAGCCGTGGGCGATCCGGGCGAACGCCTCGCCGATCTTGCCGGTGCCGAGGACTCCGGCGGTGCGGCCGTGCATGTCGCGGCCCATCAGTCCGTCGAGCCGGAAGTCGAAGTCGCGGGTGCGGATGGAGGCGCGGACGACCCGCCGGTTGACCGCCATGGCGAGGGTCCAGGCGAACTCGGCGACCGAGTACGGCGAGTAGTACGACACCCGGGCGATGGTCAGGCCGAGCCGCTCGGCGACCTCCAGGTCGATGTTGTTGAAGCCGGTGGAGCGCTGGGCGACCATCCGGGTGCCGCCGGCCGCGAGGTCGGACAGGACCTCCGCGCCGAGGTCGCAGTTGACGCTGGTGGAGATGATCTCGTGGCCGGCGGCGATGGGGGCGGTGTCCGCGTTGAGGAAGACGTCGAGGCCGCGCACCTCGTGCCGCCCCTCGAACGCCCGCTCGACCAGGGGCTTCTCGTCGGCCTGCACACCGAA carries:
- a CDS encoding 2-hydroxyacid dehydrogenase, producing the protein MEILAFGVQADEKPLVERAFEGRHEVRGLDVFLNADTAPIAAGHEIISTSVNCDLGAEVLSDLAAGGTRMVAQRSTGFNNIDLEVAERLGLTIARVSYYSPYSVAEFAWTLAMAVNRRVVRASIRTRDFDFRLDGLMGRDMHGRTAGVLGTGKIGEAFARIAHGFGMRLLGWDVTENPACLDLGMTYVPKEQLLAESDLVSLHVPLLPATEHLIDADALKSMRDDAILVNSSRGGLIDTAALVAELREGRFTGVGLDVYEAEAGLFFLDKSLEAVDDDTLARLVTFPNVLVTSHQAYYTVDAVGQIIATTVDNVLDYTAGRRSENVLVPRS